One genomic segment of Dehalogenimonas alkenigignens includes these proteins:
- a CDS encoding RDD family protein yields MSEVKTKGAIALEYAGFWRRFGAYIVDAFVIAAFSAFFEPLLWPDFGRVFEIHTSFDATIWAAQANALANVMSAILSGAYFAAFWVWRGQTLGMMLLGMKVIRSDGTAVDAGHAVIRYLGYIVSIIPLFLGFVWIAFDSRKQGWHDKIADTVVIKLPPVAEVNHAAPPTAAA; encoded by the coding sequence ATGTCTGAAGTTAAAACCAAGGGCGCTATTGCGCTCGAATACGCGGGATTTTGGCGCCGATTCGGCGCTTACATCGTGGACGCCTTTGTTATCGCCGCCTTCTCAGCCTTCTTTGAGCCGCTGCTGTGGCCCGATTTCGGGCGGGTTTTCGAAATCCACACTTCGTTCGACGCTACTATCTGGGCTGCCCAGGCCAACGCCCTGGCCAATGTAATGTCGGCCATCCTAAGTGGAGCATACTTCGCTGCCTTTTGGGTTTGGCGCGGCCAGACTCTGGGAATGATGCTTTTAGGTATGAAAGTTATCCGCTCCGACGGCACCGCCGTCGATGCCGGTCATGCCGTGATCCGCTATCTCGGCTATATCGTTTCGATCATACCTTTATTCCTCGGCTTCGTCTGGATTGCCTTCGATTCCCGCAAGCAGGGCTGGCATGATAAGATCGCCGATACCGTCGTAATCAAACTGCCGCCCGTCGCCGAGGTCAATCACGCCGCCCCGCCGACGGCAGCAGCATAG
- a CDS encoding RluA family pseudouridine synthase, giving the protein MDRHLELVAETGGLRLDKFVSEKDPELPRVRVRALIEGGQITLNGRQVKPSHLVKTGDCIEVTIPPPPPSDIIPEAIPLRIIYEDNDLAVIIKPAGLTTHPAPGHPGGTLLNAIVSLYPELSEAEGDRPGIVHRLDKDTSGLMVIARSRRAQAALSDQFKRREVTKVYLVLVKGRVEPTAGIIDAAIGRHPGTRNKMAVTESGREARSQYLVAKYFRHYTLLEVRIFTGRTHQIRVHFSAIGYPVVGDETYGVRSEIFPRQFVHAHRLKFKQPSTGAILEFTSELPPDLAAPLSRLV; this is encoded by the coding sequence TTGGACCGCCATCTGGAATTAGTCGCAGAGACCGGCGGTCTCCGGTTGGACAAATTCGTCTCTGAAAAAGACCCGGAGCTTCCCCGTGTTCGGGTACGCGCGCTTATTGAAGGTGGGCAGATCACTTTAAATGGCAGACAGGTCAAGCCGTCCCACCTGGTTAAAACGGGGGACTGTATTGAGGTAACCATTCCGCCGCCGCCGCCCAGCGACATCATCCCTGAAGCTATCCCGCTTCGAATAATCTATGAGGATAATGACCTGGCGGTCATCATCAAGCCAGCCGGCTTGACAACCCACCCGGCTCCGGGTCACCCAGGCGGGACCCTCTTGAACGCCATTGTCTCTCTGTATCCGGAACTGAGTGAGGCCGAAGGCGACCGACCAGGCATCGTTCATCGGTTGGACAAGGACACCTCCGGGCTGATGGTCATAGCCCGTTCGCGCCGCGCTCAGGCTGCCCTCTCCGATCAGTTCAAGAGGAGGGAAGTAACTAAGGTCTACCTAGTGCTGGTCAAGGGACGCGTCGAACCAACAGCCGGGATTATTGACGCCGCCATCGGCCGCCATCCTGGCACTCGCAATAAGATGGCGGTCACCGAGTCCGGCCGGGAAGCCCGAAGCCAGTATCTCGTCGCGAAATATTTCAGGCATTATACCTTGCTCGAAGTGCGCATCTTTACCGGCCGAACCCATCAAATACGGGTGCATTTTTCAGCCATTGGTTACCCGGTTGTCGGCGATGAAACCTACGGCGTCCGGTCGGAGATTTTCCCGCGCCAGTTCGTCCACGCCCACCGGCTTAAATTCAAGCAGCCCTCGACCGGGGCGATTCTGGAGTTCACCTCGGAATTACCGCCGGACCTGGCCGCCCCGCTGTCCCGCCTAGTATAG
- the lspA gene encoding signal peptidase II, with protein sequence MPIIVPLVAFVTVALDQLTKHLVRSNIALYDSIPDAGFFRLVHTQNTGAAFGIFENATPYLAVFSSIALAVIVWVVVSKRFFFLENTWGSLALGLAAGGTLGNLIDRVYYGFVTDFLKAGPWPAFNIADASMVTGMLLITFLYIRSESTPGGR encoded by the coding sequence TTGCCCATCATTGTGCCACTGGTGGCGTTTGTAACAGTAGCGCTGGATCAGCTAACTAAGCATCTGGTTCGCTCAAATATCGCGCTGTACGACTCCATTCCGGACGCGGGTTTTTTCCGGTTAGTTCATACCCAGAACACCGGCGCTGCATTCGGGATATTTGAAAACGCCACTCCCTATCTCGCGGTGTTCAGTTCAATTGCCCTCGCTGTGATCGTCTGGGTGGTGGTGTCTAAACGTTTCTTTTTTCTTGAGAATACCTGGGGCAGTCTGGCGCTGGGCCTTGCCGCCGGTGGTACGCTTGGCAACCTGATCGACAGGGTATACTATGGCTTCGTGACCGATTTCCTAAAAGCAGGTCCGTGGCCGGCATTCAATATCGCCGACGCTTCCATGGTCACCGGCATGTTGCTAATCACATTCCTCTACATTCGTTCAGAATCCACCCCAGGGGGCCGGTAG
- a CDS encoding TraR/DksA family transcriptional regulator, with protein MATENKEYNFDNLRTRLKGEYQRLSDQLEALRATRPQEDRREGSPFGKREEEATETADLENRLALEKRVLDQMAEVDYALGKLEKGVFGRCENCGQVIDPARMEILPYAKYCVVCKGKLNRSA; from the coding sequence ATGGCGACAGAGAATAAAGAATATAACTTCGACAACCTTAGGACGAGGCTGAAAGGTGAATACCAGCGGCTCTCGGACCAGTTGGAGGCACTGCGGGCTACCAGGCCGCAGGAAGATCGCCGCGAAGGCTCACCGTTTGGCAAGCGTGAGGAGGAGGCTACCGAAACCGCTGATCTGGAGAACCGGCTGGCACTGGAGAAGCGCGTCCTTGACCAGATGGCCGAGGTCGACTATGCCCTTGGCAAGCTTGAAAAAGGCGTCTTCGGCCGTTGCGAGAACTGCGGCCAAGTTATCGACCCGGCGCGCATGGAGATCCTGCCATATGCCAAGTACTGTGTCGTCTGTAAGGGCAAACTCAACCGGTCGGCTTAA
- a CDS encoding YqaA family protein, whose translation MADNTDLTPPPELEPARGSWVKRRLLPVLSLAAVITIVGTVLYIYRTNPEFIENLEEYGYLGAFLISMILNATVVLPAGNFLVLAALGAALPAPTLVGLAASLGAAVGEMTGYLAGYSGRAVVPQNSRWYARIRNWLDRYGMLAIFGLSAAPLLFDVAGLAAGVMRFPAPKFFVACFLGRSLLYIMLAWAGALGWEQVIDWLAS comes from the coding sequence ATGGCCGATAATACCGACCTTACGCCGCCCCCGGAACTGGAACCTGCTCGCGGCAGCTGGGTCAAGCGCCGCCTGCTGCCGGTTCTGTCTCTTGCTGCCGTGATAACCATTGTCGGGACAGTCCTCTATATTTATCGCACCAATCCCGAATTCATTGAAAATCTGGAGGAATATGGCTACCTCGGTGCTTTCCTTATCAGCATGATTCTTAACGCTACCGTGGTACTGCCGGCAGGTAATTTCCTGGTATTGGCAGCGCTGGGGGCTGCACTGCCGGCACCAACCCTGGTCGGCCTGGCTGCCTCCCTGGGTGCTGCGGTGGGTGAGATGACGGGCTATCTGGCTGGTTACTCCGGCCGCGCTGTAGTGCCGCAGAATAGCCGCTGGTACGCTCGTATCCGTAACTGGCTGGACCGCTACGGCATGTTAGCTATTTTCGGGCTGTCAGCGGCCCCGCTTTTATTTGACGTGGCCGGGCTGGCTGCCGGGGTTATGCGTTTCCCGGCGCCAAAATTCTTTGTCGCCTGCTTTCTCGGCCGCAGCCTGCTATATATCATGCTGGCCTGGGCAGGGGCATTAGGCTGGGAACAGGTCATCGACTGGCTGGCGTCCTAG
- a CDS encoding MFS transporter produces MNLPRLRPVIKLPDYFKITVLSLGLAALSQSSHAILLPLRVLDFAGEAGKNTALAAVTFTGLVLAMLSQPVAAAFSDSTSSRWGRRKPYVMAGGVAVMVLLPGIGLAGSFAGLFLFYCLIQLAANTAQGPYQAYLPELVPLDRRGRASSFKALMELLGGAFGIFIIGRLMSGYTTANQSGLWDSLAVLSLIIAAILGYLWLRLKETPTAGSLAPFRNPLLSYRFSPKDNPSFGWFLGSRLFVFMASATLQTFALFYLRDVIGVENPAGSAAAFIIVAGISMGLAIFPAGYLADRYGKIWLSQAAVVLGAGGVILLLLSPSSTTVMIAAGMTGYAIGTFSVANWALATDLVLKGEEARYLAIANMATAGGAALARLIGPAIDHFNRVEVNLGYQIMLGACLVYFILGGLLIKKTRTPASR; encoded by the coding sequence ATGAACCTGCCAAGACTGCGGCCGGTGATCAAGCTGCCGGACTATTTCAAAATAACCGTGCTTAGCTTGGGATTGGCCGCCCTTTCACAGAGCTCACACGCAATCCTTCTGCCGCTCCGGGTACTGGATTTTGCCGGAGAAGCCGGCAAGAATACCGCCCTGGCTGCGGTTACCTTCACAGGGTTGGTCCTGGCTATGCTGTCTCAACCGGTTGCCGCCGCGTTTTCGGATTCAACCTCGTCCCGCTGGGGCCGGCGGAAACCTTACGTCATGGCTGGCGGAGTTGCGGTCATGGTGCTTTTACCGGGGATCGGCTTGGCTGGGAGCTTTGCCGGACTTTTCCTTTTCTACTGCCTGATCCAATTAGCGGCTAACACTGCCCAAGGCCCATATCAGGCATACCTTCCGGAACTAGTGCCGCTCGACCGGCGCGGTCGCGCCTCCTCCTTCAAAGCCTTGATGGAGCTTTTAGGCGGCGCATTTGGCATCTTCATTATCGGCCGTCTAATGTCAGGCTATACCACGGCCAATCAGAGCGGCTTATGGGACTCGCTGGCGGTTTTGTCACTTATTATCGCCGCAATATTGGGGTATTTATGGTTGAGACTCAAGGAAACGCCCACGGCTGGCTCGTTGGCGCCATTCCGGAATCCGCTTCTGTCATATCGTTTCAGCCCGAAGGACAATCCGTCGTTCGGCTGGTTTCTTGGATCCCGGCTTTTTGTGTTCATGGCGTCGGCCACCTTGCAGACCTTCGCCCTTTTCTACCTCAGGGACGTTATCGGAGTTGAAAATCCGGCCGGTTCAGCCGCAGCTTTCATTATCGTTGCCGGTATCTCGATGGGACTGGCGATCTTTCCGGCTGGTTATCTGGCTGACCGATACGGGAAGATCTGGCTGTCGCAAGCCGCAGTGGTTCTCGGCGCCGGGGGAGTAATCCTGTTGCTGCTGTCGCCTTCATCGACCACAGTTATGATCGCTGCCGGTATGACAGGCTATGCTATCGGCACTTTCAGCGTCGCCAATTGGGCATTAGCAACGGACCTGGTTTTGAAAGGGGAGGAAGCCCGCTATCTGGCGATCGCTAATATGGCTACGGCGGGGGGCGCCGCCCTGGCTCGATTAATCGGTCCGGCTATTGACCACTTCAACCGGGTGGAGGTCAATCTCGGCTACCAGATTATGCTTGGAGCCTGTCTCGTATATTTTATCCTGGGCGGCCTGTTGATTAAAAAGACTAGGACGCCAGCCAGTCGATGA
- the uppS gene encoding polyprenyl diphosphate synthase, producing MIPSPEFPGSVPRHVALIMDGNGRWATARGLRRLEGHRAGLEKVSEVVLGMAEAGVEFVTLFSFSTENWKRPRDEVAGILKLLAEALERTAGELDDRNVSIRHLGRLDRLALPLRQGVERVVTRTAANTGAVASFAFDYGGRAEIVEAARRVVTDKIDAHSIDETVFGKYLHTSGLPDVDLLVRTGGEKRLSNFLLWQSAYAELYFTDTLWPDFGREEASKALAEYAKRQRRFGGL from the coding sequence ATGATACCCTCGCCTGAGTTCCCGGGGTCTGTCCCACGCCATGTCGCCCTGATTATGGACGGCAACGGCCGCTGGGCTACTGCCCGCGGCCTGCGGCGTCTGGAAGGCCACCGGGCCGGGCTGGAAAAAGTGTCTGAGGTAGTGCTGGGCATGGCCGAGGCCGGCGTTGAGTTTGTAACTCTCTTCTCTTTTTCAACTGAAAACTGGAAGCGCCCCAGGGACGAGGTCGCCGGCATACTGAAGCTGCTGGCCGAAGCGCTGGAACGCACCGCCGGCGAGTTGGACGACCGTAATGTTTCCATCCGCCATCTTGGACGGCTCGACCGGCTGGCCTTGCCGCTGCGCCAGGGCGTCGAACGGGTCGTGACGCGGACCGCGGCCAACACCGGCGCCGTTGCCTCCTTCGCCTTCGACTACGGCGGCCGGGCTGAGATCGTCGAGGCGGCGCGCCGGGTGGTAACTGACAAGATCGATGCCCATTCGATCGATGAGACGGTCTTCGGGAAATACCTTCATACCTCCGGACTGCCCGATGTCGACCTGCTGGTGCGCACCGGAGGCGAGAAACGCCTCTCCAACTTCCTGCTGTGGCAGTCTGCCTACGCCGAGCTGTATTTTACCGATACCCTGTGGCCTGATTTCGGCCGCGAGGAAGCCAGCAAAGCGCTGGCGGAATACGCCAAACGACAGCGCCGCTTCGGGGGTCTTTAA
- a CDS encoding phosphatidate cytidylyltransferase gives MLKKRLVSGVLLGIIALAAIWFDEPLPWLTIGAAIWGVMAIAEFNRVVSQVKAPPFAAIGTIGVVLFIASPHVEGSLAPLLAGFTALSLLYLLKPGDRSQSFVRWAWTLAGVIYVGWLLSFLPALRLLESGREWLLFAIGVTVASDTFAYFIGRATGRHKMAPSISPGKSWEGAFAGAIAAVITAVILKPVLGLTPDYLTLGLLGLLASAVGQAGDLVESLFKRNMAIKDSGNAIPGHGGFLDRMDSVVFAVMLVYYYVVVFAA, from the coding sequence TTGCTTAAGAAACGACTTGTCTCAGGTGTCTTGTTAGGCATTATCGCCCTGGCGGCTATCTGGTTCGACGAACCGCTGCCCTGGCTGACCATCGGCGCGGCAATCTGGGGCGTCATGGCCATCGCCGAATTCAACCGCGTCGTGTCCCAGGTCAAGGCGCCGCCTTTCGCCGCCATCGGGACTATCGGCGTGGTGCTGTTTATTGCCTCGCCGCATGTCGAGGGCAGCCTGGCGCCGCTGCTGGCCGGCTTTACCGCGCTGTCGCTGCTGTACCTGTTGAAACCCGGCGACCGGTCTCAAAGCTTCGTCCGCTGGGCCTGGACTCTGGCCGGGGTGATTTACGTCGGCTGGCTGCTTTCCTTCCTGCCGGCGCTGCGGCTGCTTGAGAGCGGCCGGGAATGGTTGCTCTTCGCCATCGGCGTTACGGTGGCCTCGGATACCTTCGCCTATTTTATCGGGCGGGCGACAGGCCGCCACAAAATGGCGCCGTCGATCAGCCCGGGCAAGAGTTGGGAAGGCGCCTTCGCCGGAGCTATCGCCGCGGTGATAACCGCCGTCATCTTGAAACCGGTCCTCGGGCTGACGCCGGATTATCTCACCCTGGGCCTGCTGGGGCTCCTGGCTTCCGCCGTCGGACAGGCCGGAGACCTGGTGGAGTCCCTGTTCAAGCGCAATATGGCCATCAAGGACTCCGGCAACGCCATCCCCGGCCACGGCGGCTTCCTGGACAGAATGGACTCGGTGGTGTTTGCCGTCATGCTGGTTTATTACTACGTGGTGGTGTTCGCGGCCTAG
- a CDS encoding aminopeptidase, translating to MQDPRVEKLADLLVNYSVAVKKGDRVAIFAPDAARPLADALFVETLKAGGFPIAMAWPAQTAELLFKYGTREQIEYVHEPMAHITEKYDVRISVLAEENTRHLSRVDPQKMTWHSAARRHLVKTMMQRSAAGEFRWTVAPYPTNAMAQDADMSLSDYADFLFGACMPDLSDPVGYWKKFSADQQRVVDWLKGKKTVHITAPETDIKFSIEDRSWVNCDGKRNMPDGEVFTGPVEDSAEGRVYFSYPAIHQGHEITGVRLWFEKGKCVRATAEKNEDYLNKILDTDAGARCLGELAIGTNKGIKSFTREILFDEKIGGSFHMALGAGIPETGSKNESAIHWDMVCDLRQGGQITVDGKLLYKNGEFVI from the coding sequence ATGCAAGACCCCCGCGTTGAAAAACTGGCTGACCTGCTGGTCAACTACTCCGTTGCCGTGAAAAAGGGCGACCGAGTGGCGATTTTCGCCCCTGACGCCGCCCGGCCACTGGCCGATGCCCTATTCGTCGAAACCCTGAAGGCCGGCGGCTTTCCCATCGCCATGGCCTGGCCGGCGCAAACGGCGGAACTGCTCTTCAAATACGGGACTAGAGAGCAGATCGAGTATGTCCATGAACCGATGGCGCACATCACTGAAAAATACGACGTCCGCATCTCGGTGCTGGCGGAGGAGAACACCCGCCACCTTTCCCGCGTCGACCCGCAGAAGATGACCTGGCACTCCGCAGCGCGCCGACACCTGGTGAAGACGATGATGCAGCGGTCCGCCGCCGGAGAATTCCGCTGGACGGTCGCGCCCTACCCGACCAACGCCATGGCCCAGGACGCCGACATGAGCCTTTCGGACTACGCCGATTTTCTGTTCGGCGCCTGCATGCCCGACCTGTCGGACCCGGTCGGCTACTGGAAAAAATTCTCGGCCGACCAGCAGCGGGTCGTCGACTGGTTGAAAGGCAAGAAAACGGTGCATATCACCGCCCCGGAAACCGACATCAAATTCAGCATCGAAGACCGGTCCTGGGTCAACTGCGACGGCAAGCGGAACATGCCCGACGGAGAGGTCTTCACCGGGCCGGTGGAGGACTCCGCCGAGGGGCGCGTCTACTTCTCCTACCCGGCCATTCACCAGGGACACGAGATCACCGGTGTCCGGCTGTGGTTCGAAAAGGGCAAGTGCGTCCGGGCGACAGCCGAAAAAAACGAGGACTACCTCAATAAAATCCTCGACACCGACGCCGGGGCGCGCTGCCTGGGAGAACTGGCCATCGGCACCAATAAAGGCATCAAGTCTTTCACCCGCGAGATTCTCTTCGATGAAAAGATCGGCGGCAGCTTCCACATGGCCTTAGGCGCCGGCATACCGGAGACCGGGTCCAAGAACGAGAGCGCCATCCACTGGGACATGGTCTGCGACCTGCGGCAAGGCGGGCAGATCACGGTGGACGGGAAATTGCTGTATAAAAACGGGGAGTTCGTGATTTAA
- a CDS encoding zinc ribbon domain-containing protein, whose protein sequence is MRCPKCGGANEAGSRFCGVCGASLAVARPVTPAAPAPVRVYCQRCGTPNPAGSKFCEGCGSAMGAPAAQPATPAGAVPAKPAAGKPPGALWVLPVLFGWLGGIIAWAAATGTNPSTARKMLALGFLVTLIWVGVVIVLDMAESGFSFSDFSFE, encoded by the coding sequence ATGCGGTGTCCCAAATGCGGCGGCGCCAATGAAGCAGGGTCCCGCTTTTGCGGCGTCTGCGGAGCTTCTTTGGCCGTAGCCCGTCCGGTAACTCCGGCGGCGCCTGCTCCAGTTCGGGTCTATTGCCAGCGCTGCGGCACGCCTAATCCGGCCGGCAGTAAATTCTGCGAGGGCTGCGGTTCTGCCATGGGGGCGCCTGCGGCTCAGCCCGCCACCCCGGCGGGCGCGGTGCCGGCTAAACCCGCGGCAGGCAAACCGCCGGGCGCCCTATGGGTACTGCCGGTCCTTTTCGGCTGGCTGGGCGGTATCATCGCCTGGGCAGCGGCTACCGGGACCAATCCTTCGACGGCGCGCAAAATGCTGGCGCTGGGTTTTTTGGTTACCCTGATATGGGTCGGCGTGGTAATCGTCCTGGATATGGCCGAATCCGGCTTTTCGTTCTCCGATTTCAGTTTTGAGTAA